In the candidate division WOR-3 bacterium genome, one interval contains:
- a CDS encoding DUF6754 domain-containing protein, with amino-acid sequence MEIGIDIQKLSVLISVLIYTFLLLYFISKARKGEKLFLRKIPGIEAVDEAIGRATEMGRSILYVPGLSTIDDVATIASLNILSRVAKKAGEYETDIIVPNRNPVVYTVAKEVIKQAYTSIGRPDLFKEDSVFYVTDSQFGYAASVCGLMVREKTATNFFMGMFWAESLLLAETGASTGAIQIAGTDAITQLPFFVTSCDYTLIGEEFYAASAYLSGEPVLVSTIKAQDFMKLIIGFLLILGGFLGLIGKSYILNFIFPK; translated from the coding sequence ATGGAAATTGGAATTGATATTCAAAAATTATCTGTTCTAATTTCAGTATTAATTTATACCTTTTTACTTCTCTATTTTATTTCAAAAGCAAGGAAAGGTGAAAAACTTTTTTTAAGGAAAATACCAGGAATTGAAGCAGTTGATGAAGCAATAGGAAGGGCAACAGAAATGGGAAGAAGTATTCTTTATGTTCCAGGACTTTCTACAATTGATGATGTAGCAACTATTGCTTCTCTAAACATTTTATCAAGAGTAGCAAAAAAAGCAGGGGAGTATGAAACTGATATCATAGTCCCAAATAGAAACCCTGTTGTTTATACAGTTGCAAAGGAGGTAATAAAACAGGCCTATACTTCTATCGGGAGACCTGACCTTTTTAAAGAAGATTCTGTATTCTATGTTACTGATTCCCAGTTTGGATATGCTGCCAGTGTTTGTGGTTTAATGGTAAGAGAAAAGACCGCAACAAATTTTTTTATGGGAATGTTCTGGGCTGAATCTCTCTTACTTGCTGAAACAGGAGCTTCGACTGGAGCAATTCAAATTGCGGGAACAGATGCAATAACACAACTCCCCTTTTTTGTTACATCCTGCGATTATACTTTAATAGGAGAAGAGTTTTACGCTGCAAGTGCTTATCTATCAGGAGAACCTGTGCTTGTTTCAACTATAAAAGCCCAGGATTTTATGAAGCTTATAATAGGATTTTTACTAATTTTAGGAGGATTTCTCGGTTTAATTGGTAAATCATATATTTTAAACTTTATTTTTCCCAAATGA
- a CDS encoding elongation factor G, producing the protein MAKTILFVGHSGCGKTTLCEAILFNQKVTSRLGRTDEGTSILDYDPEEQERRITINLGIAHFENKGEKIFLLDSPGFLDFQGEFLSGLHVCDLVCLVINAGAGIEVGTEIYGEKIFEKNIPVCVFITKMKSENVNVKEILNGLRNTFEKKFILLTYPLGEGPSFQGVKTIFEEVPSEWNKEKDEAMESIVETDESLVEKYLETGEISENEIKSALKKGIKENLIVPVFFGDSLEGKGINEFIEFLSEYFPSYEEFSPRKGRKIDGTEVMIEPDPEKPTVAFIFKTMSDPHLGEINYVRVFRGSIKSGMELLNPKRELREKTTSLYSVLGKERREISEIKLGEIGAIVKLKDTHTNDTLCSPDDPVIYPEIEFPWRSVQVAIVPKTKQDEEKVSEALKRLTAEDPTFSFHYNPELKQTIVEGLGEIHLNVIVSKMKRRYGVEVTQARPKIPYRETIRKKAEAMGKYVKQSGGRGQYGICNIRIEPLPRGKEYEFVNSIFGGAIPSNFIPAVETGIKKAMQSGVLAGFPVIDVRVELYDGKYHPVDSSNLAFEIAGSMAFRDAQMNADSYLLEPIYEVEIIVPEEITGDVMSDLNSRRGRILGMEPYGKKKQKIKAYVPLAELHGYSSALRSISKGKAVYFAKFSHYDEVPKELAQKIIAEAKKQKEE; encoded by the coding sequence ATGGCCAAAACTATCCTTTTTGTAGGACACTCTGGATGTGGCAAAACCACTCTATGTGAAGCAATACTTTTTAACCAAAAAGTCACAAGCAGATTGGGAAGAACTGATGAAGGAACAAGCATTCTTGATTATGACCCGGAAGAACAAGAGAGAAGAATCACAATTAACCTTGGAATAGCCCATTTTGAAAATAAAGGAGAAAAAATATTCTTACTCGATTCACCCGGTTTCCTTGATTTTCAAGGCGAATTCCTCTCTGGACTCCATGTATGTGATCTTGTTTGCCTTGTCATTAACGCAGGAGCAGGAATAGAAGTTGGAACAGAAATCTACGGAGAAAAAATTTTTGAAAAGAATATCCCTGTTTGTGTTTTTATAACAAAGATGAAGTCTGAGAATGTAAATGTAAAGGAGATTTTAAATGGCTTAAGAAATACCTTTGAAAAAAAATTTATACTTCTTACATACCCATTAGGGGAAGGACCTTCCTTTCAAGGGGTAAAAACAATTTTTGAAGAAGTTCCTTCTGAATGGAACAAGGAAAAAGATGAAGCAATGGAATCAATTGTTGAAACCGATGAAAGTCTTGTTGAAAAATATCTTGAAACAGGTGAGATTTCTGAAAACGAAATTAAATCAGCTTTAAAAAAGGGAATAAAAGAAAACCTTATTGTCCCTGTATTTTTTGGTGATTCATTAGAAGGGAAAGGAATAAATGAATTTATTGAATTTTTATCAGAATATTTCCCTTCCTATGAAGAATTTTCACCAAGAAAGGGAAGAAAAATTGACGGGACTGAGGTTATGATAGAGCCTGACCCTGAAAAACCTACAGTAGCTTTTATTTTCAAAACAATGAGTGATCCGCACTTAGGAGAAATAAATTATGTGAGGGTATTCAGGGGTAGTATTAAATCCGGAATGGAACTTTTAAATCCTAAAAGAGAATTAAGGGAAAAAACAACTTCCTTATATTCTGTTCTCGGAAAGGAAAGAAGAGAAATTTCAGAAATTAAACTGGGTGAAATAGGAGCAATTGTAAAACTTAAAGATACACATACAAATGATACCTTATGCTCTCCTGATGATCCTGTTATCTATCCTGAAATAGAATTTCCATGGAGAAGTGTTCAAGTTGCTATAGTTCCAAAAACAAAACAGGATGAAGAAAAAGTATCAGAAGCATTAAAAAGATTAACAGCAGAAGACCCGACTTTTTCATTTCATTATAACCCTGAACTAAAACAAACAATTGTTGAGGGTCTCGGTGAGATTCATTTAAATGTAATAGTTTCTAAAATGAAAAGGAGATACGGAGTAGAGGTGACCCAGGCAAGACCAAAAATTCCCTATAGAGAAACAATAAGAAAAAAGGCAGAAGCAATGGGGAAATATGTTAAACAGTCAGGTGGAAGAGGTCAGTATGGAATATGTAATATAAGAATTGAACCCTTACCAAGGGGAAAGGAATATGAATTTGTAAATTCTATTTTTGGAGGTGCAATTCCTTCTAACTTTATACCTGCTGTTGAGACTGGAATTAAAAAGGCGATGCAATCAGGTGTTCTGGCTGGTTTTCCTGTAATTGATGTAAGGGTTGAACTTTATGATGGTAAATACCACCCTGTTGATTCTTCAAACCTTGCTTTTGAAATAGCAGGTTCAATGGCTTTCAGAGATGCTCAGATGAATGCTGATTCTTATCTTCTTGAACCCATCTATGAAGTAGAAATAATTGTTCCAGAGGAAATAACCGGGGATGTAATGAGTGATTTAAACTCAAGAAGAGGAAGGATACTTGGTATGGAACCTTATGGTAAGAAAAAGCAAAAAATAAAAGCCTATGTTCCACTTGCAGAACTTCACGGATATTCAAGTGCTTTAAGATCCATATCAAAGGGAAAAGCTGTATATTTTGCTAAGTTCTCCCATTATGACGAGGTTCCAAAAGAACTTGCCCAGAAAATAATTGCAGAGGCAAAAAAACAAAAAGAGGAATAA